gttttgaAATTCTACTACATGTTTGGTGGATTTTAAagcaatttttaattaaaaattattaaattagatatctgataaataaaataaaagtttggtGATCTCCGGTTATGGTGATGGTGGTCATCTAAGATTTAgtaaatgattggttgaatagtatgacctgaatataatagccggacttatatatatatatgccatgtCGTTTACGTGGGTGACCAAATCGTTTGCTAAATGACAGAGTTGTCCCTGGTTAGTTAATTTTGCATTAATACCTCCTCAAAAGCCTGGAATATTGGGATAAAAATTTTGTGGGCACCCATCACGACCGTTCCTTTCCACAATCggcttctttttctctctctctaaaaaatcgGAGCccacaattttgttttcttttcatttccgaTGGTTGCGATGGGCACCGGGACCGTCCCCAAAAATTTTGGGGACGATGCCCACAAAATTTTTGTCCGGAATATTGACCATGCAAAAGTACTTTTGCCAATATTTATTAATGAATTGGTCCAAATGGATTCTGTGTTTTCACTTTTCAGGGATGTAATTAATGATAAATTTGTTGCAAGTAATGGCACATAGATTCTTGGGTTCAATTAGTGACAAGAGAATACTTTTGCCGAGTTGTATTTATTGTTGAGAGAATTACGAGTTACAGTACAAAATCAACAAACAAATacatttcaacaaaaaaaaaagaagaaataaaatccaaaacaagAAACTggtactacatatatatataagatgcGCTTCTCTATGTTCAGTACAACGCCAGAAACACTACCAGCTAACAAATGATCGATCAATCGATCAGCGAAGGCCCGGTCGAGAGTGAAATGAAAAGTACGGCGCATACGAAGCGGCCTGGTCGAGGTTGTTCTTCTTCGTCTTACTGTCTTGgttttgcttctgcttctgcttctgcttctgcttcgcCTCGGACTTCTCCTCttgtgaggaggaggaggacttCGTTGGGAACACCTTGGAGAGCCCTGGGATGCAAGAGAAGTTGGAGGCcatgatcttcttctttttttttttttttctctttatttatgTTTTGATATGATGATGCTATATGGGACTTGGATTTAAGAgggcttatatatatagaggagggGGAGCTACAACAAATAGAGCTTACCAAGTAAGCTGTTTGACTCTATAATACAAGCTTCCTTGGGAAGCAAGGATCAAGGAATCTGGGCTTGTTGGGGTCTGGAAATATTTAATAATGGCCAGAAAAAAATCCTTCCCTTATCTCATACAGAATTAATCTATTGATTGATGGTGACAAAAGAAGTGGAGGGGCAAGAGAGGGAACTTGGTCTCCAGGTTTGAAATGGTTTCAATAACTGTGACAGTTAGGTGGTGTTTGGATTGATGTATTTGTTGATTCAACGTAATTCGAGTGCAGTGATATTGGAGTTTTCCTGAAgtatgtttattttattatttattttgacataACTTGTAcagtttaaaagttaaatttaattattttttctgttttttttttatataacttgatgccggtgaaattagttttttgagttttattatttattttgatgtaaataagTATATCtcgttatctcctaaatatatgGTAAACTTactcctataaaatttaacctattaaataattaaaatttttgttattatttaaaaataatcttaatttagtataaataaagtaattctaACTTATTATAAAAGAAATAGAGTTTggaatttactatttaataatttttttaaagaaggtTGAGTGTGGCGGAAGTCGAGTTCAACACTTTAGAAGCGAAAGTCGAGAATAGATAAAGTGCAGGTCTAACGTAATTTGagttatactatatttttaacttaCACAAAAACAAATACCAAAAATAATGAAACTTAAGTTCCACCTCtccatttataccaaaacaaACGCCCTCTTAGGGGTGGATTCACCACAGCTCTAATGCGGGTGGATTCACCACAGCTCTGTTGCGCAAGGAATTTTatactatcacacttgcaccacgtcatcaataacaagccaatcacattccttcttttcaaataaaagtacaataaaaatatttttttacaatcatgatgggacatatattcctaaaaggagatatttaattaatttgttacgccacgtcaccgaTACATCCATTGCATTTTAGAAATTTTCCTGTTGCGCGCAACAGCGAAATCGTGCGGTGGGCTCGATATAGGTCGGTTTGGCTAAACGATCGAATTGGTTGTTCATATGTTAAACTTTAAGTTTTCAAATGACGGGCCCCTGATCCTGTCAACAACACTATCGTACGCGCATTTTATGAAGCCCAAAAGCTTGGTACCAATTTGGGCCCAGAAGCTCTATTTTCGACAGTGATATTCGAAGaagcaataatatataaaaactttTCTACTAAAACCACCTCAACAGTTTTTAGTTTCTACAAGCAGCTGCTAAATTTTCATGATATATGTTGTTAGGGCTTTTTCCAAAAGCCATTACCAATGCAGTAGAACAGATGTAATCAAAGGTAGAACATGAGCTGACACATTCTTCTTATAAACTGCAAATCTTATTAGATAAAACGACAAGAAGCAAAAGCAAGCCTAATTACAAGAACTAAAAGCACTTTCTAAGCAAGCACAAAAAAGAAAGTACAAAGCTCATCTCCCATCAGCCTCACATGCccctttttattcctttttatttaaGCACCAGAGAGGGTTTTTAGTTGACatgattgatatatatattcggCCCCTAGAGAAGGGAGCGAAATTGATCCTAACCGTCCATGCGGATGATGCATCGAATGCTCTCCCCCTTGAGCATGTAATCAAAGGCCTTGTTGATTTCAGAGAATGGCACACTGTGTGTGATGAACTTCTCCAATTCTAGCTCCTGCACAGTTGTACGAATCATGGAACACACATTAGAATTTTCTTCGACTACTAAGCCATAGTTTGCAGATAAATTTAGATAGAATAACCTGGTTTGGCCGAAGCTATTATTTCACTCGATGCTCGCACAGTTTGACAAAATGAGAAGCCTACGATAAAAGCAAGCATAAATGTGTTACCTTATTCATATACTTTTCCACGACCGAAGGGAGATCGGTGCGAGGCTTGTAGTTTCCAAAGAAGGTCCCCTTGAGGGTTCTCTCATTCAGGAAATTCATGGGTTTGGTTTTGAATTCGGCGTCCTTGTTCGGCACCCCGACCAACACGGCAACACCCCAGCCCTGAGATTCAAGAGCAATCTTGTTTCACAATCTGATATGAATAATTCTCATAGAGTAAAATCAGCAAGAATGAAAAGAGCTCTCGATTTGCCATTCGGCAGCGGTGGTTAAGGAAATTACATCATGAACACACTCAAACGCCGATATCATGGCATTTACATTTCCGGTGCACTCAACTGCACGATCAACTCCGCCCTTAGTCATCTCAACAAGAACCTGAAAAAAGAGCATCGCAAACGGACACATACCTGAGAATCATTGAAATCTCTAAACTATACACTGACTAAAAACAGCATACACAATACAAACCTCTTGCACTGGTTTGTCGTAGTCCTTTGGATTCACGAAGTCGGTGACACCAAATTTCTTAGCTGgcaattgtaaaaaaaaagaaaaagaggggaGAACTTAATGTGGGGCATAGAACATCTATTAGCAAAGTAGATTGcggtaaattaaaattttcaggtAAGTAGCTTCAATTTTTATGAGAGCCAATTCTATATTCCACCTTCTTCAAATCTATTTGGGTTTAAGTCGATGCCGAAAATTTTTGAAGCTCCTGCAATCCTGGCACCTTCGCAAGCCTAACCAATGAAAAGATACAGATTTGATCAATTACTACCGTGGTCTAAAATTATTCTGATATTGAAGATATAGACAAATTCTAGGTCGAAAGAGGCTCACAGCTAGGCCTACAGCTCCCAACCCAAAAACAGCCACCGTCGAACCCTTCGGAGGTTTAGCAACATTGAGTGTCGCACCGAGACCTTACATAGAAAAACAAACAACTTCATTACCAAAATTGTCAAAATGACTCTTCACGCGAAATCAAAAGATAGGCTTAATCTCTCACCAGTTGAAATTCCGCAGCTAAGAACGCAAACTTTATCTAAGGGAGCCGAGGGGTTGATCTTGGCGACACATCCGACATGGATGACGGTGTACTCGCTGAATGTGGAGGTCCCAACGAAATGGTATATCGGTTTTCCATTGATCGAAAACCGCGATTGCCCGTCGCCAATCATCACTCCCCTGTCAGTATTGATTCGAAGGAGATCGCACATGTTGCTTTCCTCCGACTTGCAGTGGGCACATTCTTTGCATTCCCCAGTGAACACGGGGAGGACATGGTCTCCTGGTGCGAGCTCGGTCACGCCCTCACCTACGCTCTCTACGATGCTGCGAACATCAAATGATagaatacgatgaatttaatgGTTTCGACTAGAATATAATGAACTAACATAAACTTATTCGCCATCGAGGTCGGTGTAGTATGGCTCAAACAATTAATCTTAGACAAAGCTCTTCATTTTGAAAATAACCTGGTTAAGTATACTACTATTAAACCCTcaaaaagaaggggaaaaaaatgtGTTACATTATTCAAAGCTATGGAGCTGAATTGTGTTAAAAGGTTACAGGTGAGTTTAATTAACTTGACTCTCAATCAAACAACTGCTTCATTGAAAATGTTGCAGAAAACTCATAAACAAGAGAAAACTGAAGCAAATTACAGAAGAAAAACTAAGGAATTAGAATAATTCTAGGTAGAGCCATACCCTCCAGCTTCATGGCCGAAGATGCGAGGAAAAACAGGAGTCTGCCCCtgcaaaatttagaaattaaatcaaGTTAGAGATATAGTCCtaaattctcttcttcttctttttttgtttgaacaaTTTAACTCAGATGAAAGGAAGGCCAAACGACTCGAATTCTTCTAAAATTATCCAAGCATTCAAATGAAGAAGGCTACTCGAGTCGATCGAAGGTTGTTGACGAAAATCAACACAATTGCGAGCTTCGCGTATAAgactttttaaaagtttaggagTCCTGctacaatgctatcaatagctcCAAACACtcggtgctatcaagttttccgccgttatcCGCCGAtagatctacctctttgacTACTAGTTCTGACCATTTCCGGtccttagatcatactattccaccaaccacccACAAAACTCTAAGAAATCACTATCGtcctatcatcctaaccgcacatcccttcatctgaTGGTCTAAGAAATCACTATcgtcctaaccgcacatcccttcatccgaTGGCCGAAAACCTGATAggaccaatgacttggtgctgctattaatagtattccagcctagttcaaAGTAAGTTTAGACGACGATCTGCAACCGAGCGAACATTCAAGATACCTCCACTATATAAACTAAAAACGAGAAATACCACAGAATTGGATTTAATTTACTACAAAAGGAAAGATCATCATAAGAGAGGTTAAGCTAAGCTTATAAACCTTAGCTTCCCAGAAGTAGACATCAGTGTGGCAGAGGGCGGTGTAGAGGATCTTCAGCCGCACCTCCATCTTCTGCGGCGGcgccacctccacctcctcGATCACCAGCGGCTTCCCCGCCTCCCACGCCACCGCAGCTGCATCGAACAACGTTCGATTCACCATCATCAACTAtcatatacataaatatatacacACTATACACACGGAAAAATGCTCTTCCTACAAGCAACCTCCACATCAATCtacaaaatttagaatttaatggCTAGATTTCACTATTTCCCTCGCGAattacaacaaaattttttattaaacaacAGATCCAGATATATGGAAataaaatagggaaaaaaaaagaacaggaACCCATTTCCCCAAAACCCTacagagaataaaaataaagcagCAAAAAAAGGAATAATCCTTCGCCAAAAATGAACAAACAATCACCCCGAAAAGTGTacaaaaataacaacaacaacaacaacgaagAATTTTAAGAGAAGTATAGAAACGACCCACAAACCTTTGCATTTGATTACTTTCCCAGCCATGCTCGACATGTCCCAAAAGctcctcaaaaactcaaatccCACCTCTTCAAAACACACACGCGCACacaccaaaaaacaaaaaaaaccaagTTTGGCCAAAAAAGTGAGTCGCTATGAGGGCCTTATATAGCCCCACGTTGCTTTGTTCGCCTTTGATTTAATTCCCCTGGTTTACTAGCGTGGTAAAACCGGTGCACGATTACGTTGTTCCTACGATACAAACTTTTGTTAAACGGAACCTGGGGATTAAAAACAggtgaataaataaataaatgaaaaattgtGAGATTGGTGggtttttttcctttaatttagattaggagaggggaggggagtAGGATAAGAGTCGCGCGGTGGGGTGGTCAAAAGACTCAAAACTGGGAACTTGAGCGAAAAGCGGTGGTCCCGGAAACCAACCCTGGTTTTGCAACAGCCAACCGGTTTTGTCGCTCCGGATTAGGCTCGTTGACTAGTTTTTAAatggttttttgttttttgttttttgttttaattttttcaatctCTTTTTAACAATTCCTCTGTGTAGGTAATTACTACATGTGCATTAAATATACAGAGTCCATCTTcgatactttcaaaagtacgaGAGGCCCCGTGTTTATAAgatattttcgatgataggatgtccgattcgacgatcagcTTCGTTCGATATGATCTATCCTATTGGAACtgtctaaaaaccaaattttagatttttttgacatcatttactaagtgatcaaaaggtctaaaaaatgactattttaacgaccgatgtggcacatttttaagttcaacggtataaaaatattcaaattacatgaaaatttaatagaaaattctacttaacatcagtagcaagattaatacttccgatttaaaa
The nucleotide sequence above comes from Ananas comosus cultivar F153 linkage group 17, ASM154086v1, whole genome shotgun sequence. Encoded proteins:
- the LOC109723297 gene encoding alcohol dehydrogenase 1, with product MSSMAGKVIKCKAAVAWEAGKPLVIEEVEVAPPQKMEVRLKILYTALCHTDVYFWEAKGQTPVFPRIFGHEAGGIVESVGEGVTELAPGDHVLPVFTGECKECAHCKSEESNMCDLLRINTDRGVMIGDGQSRFSINGKPIYHFVGTSTFSEYTVIHVGCVAKINPSAPLDKVCVLSCGISTGLGATLNVAKPPKGSTVAVFGLGAVGLAACEGARIAGASKIFGIDLNPNRFEEAKKFGVTDFVNPKDYDKPVQEVLVEMTKGGVDRAVECTGNVNAMISAFECVHDGWGVAVLVGVPNKDAEFKTKPMNFLNERTLKGTFFGNYKPRTDLPSVVEKYMNKELELEKFITHSVPFSEINKAFDYMLKGESIRCIIRMDG